A region from the Scylla paramamosain isolate STU-SP2022 unplaced genomic scaffold, ASM3559412v1 Contig2, whole genome shotgun sequence genome encodes:
- the LOC135095905 gene encoding homocysteine S-methyltransferase YbgG-like, with amino-acid sequence MLGSHYTVVDGGLASTLQAEGYEVDGDPLWSARLLATHPSAIKKVHTLFLEAGAEVVVCGSYQSSVPGFQQHLGTTQKEALALIECSATLALEAVQEFEGKRGTGGEETGGGGGRRTNRDEKERWKNIKGNVAFKSCHPKVVAGSVGPYGACQADGSEYTGSYIPSVTQCDLATWHLPRLEALAGAGLQLVALETLPALSEALALLGLLQEFPDLNAWVTFSCKDAQHTSYGDHFGEAVRSCYEQGREQLIGVGVNCTPPPPHHPTSSGG; translated from the exons ATGTTAGGCAGCCATTATACAGTGGTGGATGGCGGGCTGGCTTCCACACTGCAGGCTGAGGGGTACGAGGTGGATGGCGACCCATTGTGGAGTGCTCGGCTGCTGGCAACACACCCAAGCGCCATTAAAAAG gtaCACACATTATTTTTAGAAGCAGgagcagaggtggtggtgtgtggcagtTACCAGAGCAGTGTGCCAGGCTTCCAGCAGCACCTTGGCACCACACAGAAGGAGGCACTGGCACTTATTGAATGCTCCGCCACTCTGGCACTCGAAGCTGTACAGGAGtttgaggggaagagaggaactgGAGGcgaggagacaggaggaggaggaggaaggaggacaaacagggatgagaaggaaagatggaagaacattaaaggaaat GTTGCTTTTAAGAGTT GTCACCCAAAGGTCGTTGCAGGGTCAGTAGGGCCCTATGGAGCATGCCAGGCAGATGGGTCAGAGTACACAGGGTCATACATTCCCTCTGTGACCCAATGTGACCTCGCGACCTGGCACCTACCCCGCTTGGAGGCGCTGGCAGGGGCAGGGCTGCAGCTGGTGGCACTGGAGACCCTGCCAGCACTGTCTGAGGCCTTGGCACTCCTGGGGCTTCTGCAAGAGTTTCCTGATTTAAATGCTTGGGTCACCTTCTCCTGtaag gacgcACAGCACACAAGTTATGGAGACCATTTTGGTGAAGCAGTGAGGTCGTGTTATGAGCAAGGCAGGGAACAGCTGATAGGGGTGGGGGTCAACTGCACTCCCCCCCCACCTCATCACCCCACTTCTTCAGGAGGCTAA